One segment of Neobacillus endophyticus DNA contains the following:
- a CDS encoding group-specific protein, which yields MSTCKLDHSHEDVKQKYESQKDYLPEEMKQLFEQFFAKEHTQDLLNEVFHLLKKYDLAAEEEKSERKNRLYMILHNV from the coding sequence ATGAGCACTTGCAAACTAGATCACTCACATGAAGATGTCAAACAAAAATATGAATCGCAGAAGGATTATCTGCCTGAAGAAATGAAGCAGTTGTTTGAGCAATTTTTTGCGAAAGAACATACACAAGACTTATTAAATGAAGTGTTCCATTTGCTAAAAAAATATGATTTGGCTGCTGAAGAAGAGAAAAGCGAAAGAAAAAACCGGCTGTACATGATTTTACATAACGTATAA